The proteins below are encoded in one region of Reichenbachiella sp. 5M10:
- a CDS encoding alpha/beta hydrolase, giving the protein MKKFIKPYFQVLSTLSPSLAGKQAFRLFQIPINKKIRPKELPFFDQANSFIVPWYHEDIRCYSLGPIDGPLVLMVHGWESNAASLSGIATPLAEAGYHTVLLNLPAHGYSKLKRTNLKMCSEALREVIEFLQPTAPFSVVAHSFGSAVTTYALSKTRHTVDQLIFLTTPDRITDVFQEFANFIGLSPRAYEQLLTITENLIQEPIDRVNVSTLGSLIQHDGLLIIHDQSDRIIHIDKARSVHDAWDNATLEIIQNTGHYKMLWNEDVIRTIVNKLQPLKAQPSPTQGIDA; this is encoded by the coding sequence ATTCCTATCAATAAAAAAATTCGTCCAAAAGAGCTACCCTTCTTTGACCAAGCGAACAGCTTCATCGTGCCCTGGTATCACGAAGACATACGGTGCTACAGTCTAGGGCCTATCGATGGACCTCTGGTCTTGATGGTTCATGGTTGGGAATCCAACGCCGCTAGCCTATCTGGTATCGCAACCCCACTTGCTGAAGCAGGGTACCATACAGTACTACTCAATCTCCCTGCTCATGGCTACTCCAAACTCAAGCGTACCAACCTAAAGATGTGTAGCGAAGCACTACGGGAGGTTATTGAATTCTTGCAACCCACAGCTCCATTTTCTGTCGTAGCACATTCCTTTGGTTCGGCAGTCACGACCTATGCACTGTCCAAAACCCGTCACACTGTGGATCAACTGATTTTTCTCACGACTCCCGACAGAATCACTGATGTATTCCAAGAATTCGCAAATTTCATCGGGTTGAGCCCTCGGGCCTATGAGCAATTGCTCACCATCACCGAAAACCTCATCCAGGAGCCCATCGATCGGGTCAATGTCTCCACCCTAGGCAGTCTGATACAGCACGACGGTTTGCTCATCATACACGACCAATCTGACAGGATCATTCACATAGACAAAGCCCGATCGGTTCACGATGCTTGGGACAATGCTACACTAGAGATCATACAAAATACTGGACATTACAAGATGCTCTGGAATGAGGACGTCATTCGGACCATAGTGAACAAACTGCAACCTCTGAAAGCACAACCATCTCCGACACAGGGCATTGACGCCTAG